A stretch of the Actinoalloteichus fjordicus genome encodes the following:
- a CDS encoding type I polyketide synthase, with protein MLDDAAIIGVTPLGAPSARLVSAVSRAGGVGVLDLGAGVGRARTALAKARDWAAGPWGVRVSSETVLDAEMLVGVDLVIADLPALDRLPACGAVPRLLVEVTDIAEARRAAWAGANGLVLRGNESGGRVGELSSLILLQRLLAEPDLRLPLWICGGIGPRTAAAALTAGAAGVVLDVQLALLAEAETSASVAARLRRLDGSESVYRAGHRFLPASLAPPGAGRNAAVEPTRPVEAPPVDSASAVDDPAAVDLPAACSAPGPLRESEASSSAAPRLASPPPDSLPIGQDGGLASVFAERYGDVGTAVRAVLAATMEAAVEPPPARVSYEDGAFGTRLPIAQGPMTRVSDQAGFAGAVAANGALPFVALALADRERSRALLEQTRDALGDRPWGVGVLGFVPDEVRTAQFDVIREIRPTHAIIAGGRPSQAAALEEAGVRAFVHVPSPTLLTQYLGRGLRRFVFEGAECGGHIGPRNSFPLWEAQVGVLLDQLRAGVAQAADIAVLFAGGVHDDRSAAMVAALAAPLTSLGVEVGVLMGTAYLCTEEAVTHGAVTPVFQQQVLVAEGTELLESAPGHVTRALATPFAEEFGAVRSRLVAEGVPERQIWAELEGLNVGRLRIAAKSVRRTAEGLTRVDADEQLRDGLFMAGQAAVLRSEPTTMADLHEAVTSGAEEFRRERAACLSAGAEPSETETARPLDIAVVGMGCVFPDAPDLDRFWVNLLEGRDSVVEVPDDRWDPALFHRSDAVVGDGRSVSKWGGFLPPVPFDAIRHGIPPAALASIDPAQLLALTVAEAALVDAFGDRDFDRGRTSVVFGVQAGGDLGSALAMRSLLPAYLADVPAELDAALPRLTGDSFPGGLANIVSGRIANRLNLGGMNYTVDAACASSLAALDVACKELVEGTSNVVLCGGVDVHNGISDYLMFSSVGALSPTGRCRSFDSTADGIVLGEGAACVALKRLADARRDGDRVYAVIKGVGSASDGRALGLTAPRAEGQQRALRRAYTQAGMSPAEVGMIEAHGTGTVAGDAAELTSLTAVFGAAGARVGGTALGSVKSQIGHTKCAAGLAGLVKTALALHTGVLPPTLHVRSPNVAYDPETSPFTLSGRARPWPVPAAERAGAVSASGFGGINFHAVLRADPLGPPPASGRAEWPAELFLFRAADEAGLQRVLTRLREHLEVNDRAGRPWSLRDLAATAAAWQDEHDRPVGLALVASDLDELAELVGRASAGEDDPASGLFRATELGRTGPPPEVALLFPGQGSQRPGMLAALLIAFPELHRHLRGVPDGACVVYPPAPLTEAVEQAQRAAVTDTTVAQQALGGTGLLVAELLQRVDVVPTMVAGHSYGELVALCVAGVLSPDDLVTVTRQRAEAVSDAARDVEGAMAAVSAGPAETASVLEAAALAGQVVVANHNAPAQTVVSGPASAIGEAVVALRGAGLGARRIPVACAFHSPLMDPASRAFGAALADRRFGRAELPVWSNRTADRYPADPARVGAELAAQLAAPVRFADQIEAMYEAGARVFVEAGPGTVLTRLTAAVLGDRPHLAASGADSRPGLGGFLVLLARLAVAGVPVRAAGLTAGRGARVITPAAAVRGARAGDRAVAANLRTLIGPGAGTTSDVPPQRPGWAVDGRSVRTIEGAHLPDGLRPARRIQEDVITIQRDPAPRGDAERLVTDFLRSSREMLAAQRDVLMTYLGAGSAAGPAAPPSVTWAPPVIVAAPVGSASVAAAPAAVGTAEAGPAAVVSAVGQAQVAPSAPLTAVVPAAAVPATEPVVPPASVDVHALVLTVISERTGYPVDLIDPDLDLEADFSIDSIKRTEIAGELIARLGLDVDALPEEDVDELAKARTTVAIAAWLTRRRDGEAGSVSPEPAGTEPAITGGSASREPSTGAAPEGADLATSRRTGFDPAAFDPAGSGDSSPAGYIAITDPQRRSMVAASPTAPDTLEDRTPLVGHPADGVSTSDDRSAARPIETTPSGREPVRHVWGAVELASLTEVDPQALAGARFAVFGAPGAVRTELHGLLERHGCSVFLGTAGGRMPDGEPPADGVIRLDAVDIGDPVLPDLFGPVKAALARPPKWFALLSHADDDDRTATVNAAGLRGLMRTVDREYPETVVRLIEFASAADPAQIAASVLTELLGERRTDPPVIRLDGSTRRAQLPIRADLGLVATTGAGPGADARREARLLGLDDDAVLLVVGGGRGITARSATALAAGGAKVHLAGRTALSTTPESAATAGVTDLPGLRAALASSGTVGSPAEVDAAARAVLARREVDATLTELRRSSADVSYHQLDVLDPESVHQLVKELYTRHGRIDGVVFGAGTIEDRLLAHTDGAAFRRVYDTKVSGASTLLSSLATLPRSPRFVVLFGSISAVLGNRGQAAYAAGNDALEALGNAYAVRTGARTITVHWGPWVPDGVHRGMVSDELGREFARQGLDMIDPDAGVDALTRELLWGDPTARSVLYAPQGWVNP; from the coding sequence GTGCTCGACGACGCAGCGATCATCGGGGTCACTCCACTCGGCGCACCCAGCGCGCGACTGGTGAGCGCCGTGAGCCGGGCCGGGGGTGTCGGAGTGCTCGACCTCGGCGCCGGGGTCGGCCGGGCGCGGACGGCGCTGGCCAAGGCCAGAGACTGGGCCGCAGGCCCATGGGGCGTCCGGGTGTCGTCGGAGACGGTGCTGGACGCCGAGATGCTCGTGGGCGTCGACCTCGTGATCGCCGATCTGCCCGCGCTGGACCGGCTCCCGGCCTGCGGGGCGGTACCGAGGCTGCTGGTCGAGGTCACCGACATCGCCGAGGCACGTCGCGCCGCGTGGGCGGGCGCGAACGGCCTGGTGCTGCGGGGCAACGAGTCGGGCGGCCGGGTGGGGGAGCTGAGCTCCCTCATCCTCCTGCAACGGCTGCTGGCCGAGCCGGATCTCCGCCTGCCGCTGTGGATCTGCGGCGGGATCGGCCCGCGCACCGCCGCCGCCGCGCTCACCGCAGGCGCGGCGGGGGTGGTGCTGGACGTCCAGCTCGCCCTGCTCGCGGAGGCCGAGACGTCGGCATCGGTCGCCGCGCGGCTGCGGCGGCTGGACGGCTCCGAGTCGGTGTACCGGGCAGGACATCGTTTCCTGCCCGCTTCGCTCGCGCCGCCCGGTGCGGGACGGAACGCCGCCGTCGAGCCGACCCGGCCCGTCGAGGCGCCGCCGGTCGACTCCGCCTCGGCAGTGGACGACCCGGCAGCGGTCGATCTACCGGCCGCCTGCTCCGCGCCCGGCCCCCTGCGGGAGTCCGAGGCCTCGTCCTCGGCTGCTCCTCGGCTCGCCTCGCCGCCGCCGGACTCGCTCCCGATCGGTCAGGACGGTGGGCTGGCCTCGGTGTTCGCCGAGCGCTACGGCGACGTCGGCACGGCCGTTCGTGCGGTGCTCGCCGCCACGATGGAGGCCGCCGTCGAGCCGCCGCCCGCCCGGGTCTCCTACGAGGACGGCGCCTTCGGCACCCGACTGCCGATCGCCCAGGGGCCGATGACCAGGGTCAGCGATCAGGCGGGCTTCGCTGGCGCCGTCGCAGCCAACGGCGCGCTGCCCTTCGTGGCGTTGGCCCTGGCCGACCGGGAGCGGAGCCGGGCGCTGCTGGAACAGACCAGGGACGCCCTCGGCGATCGGCCGTGGGGGGTCGGCGTCCTGGGATTCGTCCCCGACGAGGTCCGCACGGCCCAGTTCGACGTGATCAGGGAGATCAGGCCCACCCACGCGATCATCGCGGGCGGCAGGCCCTCGCAGGCCGCCGCGCTGGAGGAGGCGGGCGTCCGCGCCTTCGTCCACGTCCCCTCGCCGACGCTGTTGACGCAGTACCTCGGCCGAGGCCTCCGGCGGTTCGTGTTCGAGGGTGCCGAGTGCGGCGGACACATCGGACCGCGCAACAGCTTCCCGCTGTGGGAGGCGCAGGTCGGCGTGCTGCTCGATCAGCTCCGCGCGGGCGTGGCGCAGGCCGCCGACATCGCGGTGCTCTTCGCGGGCGGGGTGCACGACGACCGATCCGCCGCCATGGTGGCCGCGCTGGCCGCCCCGCTGACCTCGCTGGGTGTGGAGGTCGGCGTGCTGATGGGCACCGCCTACCTGTGCACCGAGGAGGCGGTGACCCACGGCGCCGTCACCCCGGTCTTCCAGCAGCAGGTGCTCGTGGCCGAGGGCACCGAGCTGCTGGAGTCCGCTCCCGGCCATGTGACCCGCGCGCTGGCGACGCCGTTCGCCGAGGAGTTCGGGGCCGTGCGTTCTCGGCTCGTCGCCGAGGGCGTGCCGGAGCGGCAGATCTGGGCGGAGCTGGAGGGGCTCAACGTCGGTCGACTGCGCATCGCGGCCAAGAGCGTCCGCCGGACGGCGGAGGGCCTCACCCGCGTCGACGCCGACGAACAGCTCCGCGACGGACTGTTCATGGCGGGTCAGGCCGCCGTCCTGCGCTCCGAGCCGACGACGATGGCCGACCTGCACGAGGCGGTGACCTCGGGCGCCGAGGAGTTCCGCCGGGAGCGCGCCGCCTGCCTCTCGGCCGGTGCCGAGCCGTCGGAGACCGAGACAGCCCGACCGCTGGACATCGCCGTCGTCGGCATGGGCTGCGTCTTCCCCGACGCCCCCGACCTCGATCGATTCTGGGTGAATCTGCTGGAGGGGCGGGACTCGGTAGTCGAGGTGCCCGACGATCGTTGGGACCCTGCGCTGTTCCACCGATCCGACGCCGTGGTCGGCGACGGCCGCTCGGTCTCCAAATGGGGCGGCTTCCTGCCGCCCGTCCCCTTCGATGCCATCCGGCACGGCATCCCGCCCGCCGCCCTGGCCAGCATCGACCCCGCCCAGCTGCTGGCGTTGACGGTCGCCGAGGCCGCGCTGGTCGACGCCTTCGGCGACCGGGACTTCGACCGGGGGAGGACCTCGGTGGTCTTCGGCGTCCAGGCGGGCGGCGACCTGGGCAGCGCCCTCGCGATGCGGTCGCTGCTGCCCGCCTATCTCGCCGACGTCCCTGCCGAACTCGACGCCGCGCTGCCGCGCCTCACCGGCGACTCGTTCCCCGGCGGGCTGGCCAACATCGTCTCCGGGCGCATCGCCAACCGCCTGAACCTCGGCGGGATGAACTACACCGTCGACGCCGCCTGTGCCTCCTCGCTCGCCGCGCTCGACGTCGCCTGCAAGGAACTGGTCGAGGGCACCAGCAACGTGGTGTTGTGCGGCGGGGTCGACGTGCACAACGGCATCTCCGACTATCTGATGTTCTCCTCGGTGGGCGCGTTGTCGCCGACCGGCCGATGCCGGTCCTTCGACAGCACCGCCGACGGCATCGTGCTGGGGGAGGGCGCGGCCTGCGTCGCGCTCAAGAGGCTGGCCGACGCCCGCCGCGACGGCGACCGGGTCTACGCCGTGATCAAGGGCGTCGGCAGCGCCAGCGACGGCCGTGCGCTCGGGCTGACCGCACCCAGGGCGGAAGGTCAGCAGCGGGCGCTGCGACGGGCCTACACCCAGGCGGGGATGTCCCCCGCCGAGGTCGGCATGATCGAGGCGCACGGCACCGGCACGGTGGCGGGCGACGCGGCGGAGCTCACGTCGTTGACCGCAGTCTTCGGTGCGGCGGGCGCACGGGTGGGCGGCACCGCGCTCGGCTCGGTCAAGTCGCAGATCGGGCACACCAAGTGCGCGGCCGGTCTCGCGGGCCTGGTCAAGACGGCGCTGGCCCTGCACACCGGAGTGCTGCCGCCCACCCTCCATGTGCGCAGCCCCAACGTCGCCTACGACCCCGAGACGAGCCCCTTCACCCTGAGCGGCCGGGCCAGGCCGTGGCCCGTTCCCGCCGCCGAGCGGGCGGGCGCGGTCAGTGCCTCCGGTTTCGGCGGGATCAACTTCCATGCGGTCCTGCGTGCCGATCCGCTGGGGCCGCCGCCCGCCTCCGGCCGTGCGGAGTGGCCCGCCGAGCTGTTCCTCTTCCGGGCCGCGGACGAGGCCGGGCTGCAGCGCGTGCTGACGCGGCTGCGGGAGCACCTCGAGGTCAACGATCGGGCGGGCAGGCCGTGGAGCCTGCGGGACCTCGCGGCCACCGCCGCCGCCTGGCAGGACGAGCACGATCGTCCGGTCGGCCTCGCGCTGGTCGCCTCGGACCTCGACGAGCTGGCCGAGTTGGTCGGGCGGGCCTCGGCGGGCGAGGACGACCCTGCCTCGGGACTGTTCCGCGCCACGGAACTCGGGCGCACCGGCCCGCCGCCGGAGGTGGCGCTGCTCTTCCCCGGACAGGGCAGTCAGCGTCCCGGCATGCTGGCCGCGCTGCTCATCGCCTTCCCCGAACTGCATCGTCATCTGCGCGGCGTGCCCGACGGCGCCTGCGTCGTCTACCCGCCCGCGCCGTTGACCGAGGCCGTCGAACAGGCCCAGCGCGCGGCCGTCACCGACACGACCGTGGCGCAGCAGGCCCTCGGCGGCACGGGACTGCTCGTCGCCGAACTTCTCCAGCGCGTCGACGTCGTCCCGACGATGGTCGCGGGCCACAGCTACGGCGAGCTGGTCGCGTTGTGCGTCGCCGGGGTGCTCAGCCCGGACGACCTGGTGACGGTGACCCGGCAGCGGGCCGAGGCGGTTTCCGACGCCGCCCGCGACGTCGAGGGGGCGATGGCGGCGGTGTCGGCGGGTCCGGCGGAGACGGCCTCGGTGCTCGAGGCGGCCGCCCTCGCCGGGCAGGTCGTGGTGGCCAATCACAACGCCCCGGCCCAGACCGTCGTCTCCGGTCCGGCCTCGGCGATCGGGGAGGCCGTCGTCGCGCTGCGCGGTGCAGGACTCGGCGCCCGGCGAATCCCGGTCGCCTGCGCGTTTCACAGCCCGCTGATGGACCCGGCGAGTCGCGCATTCGGCGCGGCGCTGGCTGATCGGCGGTTCGGGCGGGCGGAGCTTCCCGTCTGGTCGAACCGCACCGCGGACCGCTACCCGGCGGACCCCGCCCGGGTGGGCGCGGAACTCGCCGCGCAGCTCGCGGCCCCGGTGCGCTTCGCGGACCAGATCGAGGCGATGTACGAGGCAGGCGCCCGAGTCTTCGTCGAGGCAGGGCCGGGCACCGTCCTCACCCGTCTGACGGCGGCGGTGCTGGGTGACCGACCGCATCTGGCGGCGTCCGGTGCGGACTCGCGCCCCGGCCTCGGCGGCTTCCTCGTCCTGCTGGCCCGGCTCGCCGTGGCGGGCGTCCCGGTGCGCGCCGCCGGGCTGACCGCCGGGCGTGGTGCCCGCGTCATCACGCCCGCCGCTGCGGTGCGGGGTGCGCGGGCGGGCGACCGCGCGGTCGCCGCGAACCTCCGAACGCTCATCGGGCCCGGAGCCGGGACCACGAGTGACGTCCCGCCGCAGCGCCCCGGCTGGGCCGTGGACGGGCGTTCGGTCCGCACGATCGAGGGCGCGCACCTTCCCGACGGGCTTCGACCGGCCCGACGTATCCAGGAGGACGTCATCACCATCCAACGCGACCCAGCACCCCGAGGCGATGCCGAGCGGCTCGTCACCGACTTCCTCAGGTCGAGCCGGGAGATGCTCGCCGCGCAGCGCGACGTGCTGATGACCTATCTCGGGGCAGGCTCGGCTGCCGGACCGGCCGCACCGCCGAGCGTCACCTGGGCTCCGCCCGTGATCGTTGCTGCACCGGTCGGCAGCGCCTCGGTCGCCGCCGCTCCCGCCGCCGTCGGGACGGCGGAGGCCGGTCCCGCCGCTGTCGTCTCCGCCGTCGGGCAGGCGCAGGTCGCTCCCTCGGCCCCGCTCACGGCGGTCGTCCCGGCGGCCGCCGTGCCCGCGACCGAGCCGGTGGTGCCGCCCGCGTCGGTCGACGTCCATGCGCTGGTGCTGACGGTGATCAGCGAGCGGACCGGCTATCCGGTGGATCTGATCGATCCGGACCTCGACCTGGAGGCCGACTTCAGCATCGACTCGATCAAGCGGACCGAGATCGCGGGCGAGCTGATCGCCCGGCTCGGCCTCGACGTCGACGCGCTGCCGGAGGAGGACGTCGACGAACTCGCCAAGGCCAGGACGACGGTCGCGATCGCGGCCTGGCTGACCCGGCGCCGAGACGGCGAGGCCGGCTCGGTGAGCCCCGAACCGGCGGGTACCGAACCGGCGATCACCGGAGGGTCCGCGTCTCGCGAGCCCTCGACGGGCGCAGCCCCGGAAGGAGCAGACCTCGCCACGTCTCGTCGCACCGGCTTCGACCCCGCCGCGTTCGACCCCGCCGGATCGGGCGACTCCTCGCCTGCCGGATACATCGCGATCACTGATCCGCAACGGCGGTCGATGGTCGCGGCGAGCCCGACGGCCCCGGACACGCTCGAGGACCGCACCCCGCTGGTCGGACACCCTGCCGACGGCGTCTCGACGAGCGACGATCGGAGTGCCGCTCGGCCGATCGAGACCACTCCGTCCGGCCGGGAGCCGGTGCGGCACGTGTGGGGCGCCGTCGAGCTGGCCTCGCTCACCGAGGTCGATCCGCAGGCCTTGGCGGGCGCCCGGTTCGCGGTCTTCGGCGCGCCCGGTGCGGTGCGAACCGAGCTGCACGGCCTGCTGGAACGGCACGGGTGCTCGGTGTTCCTGGGGACGGCGGGCGGTCGGATGCCCGACGGGGAGCCGCCTGCCGACGGAGTGATCCGACTGGACGCGGTGGACATCGGCGATCCCGTGCTCCCCGATCTGTTCGGTCCGGTCAAGGCCGCGCTGGCCCGGCCGCCGAAGTGGTTCGCGCTGCTGAGTCATGCCGATGACGACGACCGGACGGCCACGGTCAATGCGGCGGGGCTGCGAGGCCTGATGCGCACCGTGGATCGGGAGTACCCCGAGACCGTCGTCCGGCTGATCGAGTTCGCGTCCGCCGCCGACCCGGCGCAGATCGCGGCCTCGGTGCTCACCGAGCTGCTGGGCGAACGCCGCACGGACCCGCCGGTCATCCGGCTCGACGGATCGACCCGCCGGGCGCAGCTGCCCATCCGGGCCGACCTCGGACTGGTCGCGACGACGGGAGCGGGGCCGGGCGCGGACGCGAGGCGAGAGGCCCGGCTGCTCGGCCTCGACGACGACGCCGTCCTGCTGGTCGTCGGCGGCGGCCGGGGCATCACCGCCCGCTCGGCGACCGCGCTCGCCGCGGGCGGGGCGAAGGTGCACCTCGCAGGCCGCACCGCGCTGTCGACGACGCCGGAGTCCGCCGCGACGGCGGGCGTCACGGACCTCCCCGGGCTACGGGCCGCACTGGCCTCCAGCGGCACCGTGGGCTCCCCGGCGGAGGTGGACGCGGCGGCCAGGGCGGTGCTGGCCCGACGCGAGGTCGACGCGACGCTCACGGAGCTGCGCCGCTCCTCGGCGGACGTGTCCTACCACCAGCTCGACGTCCTCGACCCGGAGTCGGTGCACCAGCTGGTGAAGGAGCTGTACACCCGGCACGGCCGCATCGACGGCGTCGTGTTCGGCGCGGGCACCATCGAGGACCGGCTGCTGGCCCACACCGACGGCGCCGCGTTCCGGCGGGTGTACGACACGAAGGTGTCCGGCGCCTCGACGCTGTTGTCCTCGCTCGCGACGCTGCCGAGGTCACCGAGGTTCGTGGTGCTGTTCGGCAGCATCTCCGCCGTGCTGGGCAATCGCGGCCAGGCGGCCTACGCGGCGGGCAACGACGCGTTGGAGGCCCTCGGCAACGCCTATGCGGTGCGGACGGGTGCCAGGACGATCACCGTCCACTGGGGACCGTGGGTGCCCGACGGCGTGCATCGGGGGATGGTCTCCGACGAGCTTGGTCGCGAGTTCGCGCGTCAGGGGCTGGACATGATCGACCCGGACGCGGGTGTCGACGCGCTGACCCGTGAACTGCTGTGGGGCGACCCCACCGCTCGCTCGGTCTTGTACGCGCCGCAGGGCTGGGTCAATCCGTGA